The genomic stretch ACTTCTGCTGCGGCGCCGATGCGCCTGACCGGGTGATTCTGGCAGAGACATGGGCGGATGAAGATTAAGAACAGGGGGTCGGTTGCGCTGGTGTCGCCGACCCCGCCGGGATAGTGTCGCGCCATGACAGATTTGACCGTAAAATTCTCCGATGATCAGGCCGTTGCCTTTGACAGTGTTTCGGCTTTGCTGCGCCAGGCCGGGGTGGATTTGGAGGACGGTCTGCTGCAGCCTCCCATGGGGGAGGCCGGGGTAATGGCGGTAATTGGCAAGGCGGGCTCAGGCAAGACGCTGTTGCTGGCCGAGCTGTATAAAACGCTTGAAAAGGCCGGTGTCGAAGTGGTCTCGGGCGATTATGAAAGCCGCAAAAAGACCGGGCGCCGGTCGCTGGCGATCCTGGCACCAACCAACAAGGCGGCCAGCGTTTTGCGGCTGCGGGGGGTTCCAGCCACAACCATTCACCGCATTCTCTACACGCCGGTTTATGACCCGGAATATGAACGGATCGCCGAATGGCTCGCCGGGAATGGTGAGCTGCCCGAGGTCGATGGCCTGACAGAAGAGGCTTTGGCGCGGGCGGCGGCCTTCTATGAGAAAAACAAATCTATTCCCGGGGCGCTTGCCGCTGCGGGACTGCGGGGATCCGATTTTATCACCGGTTGGAAACGGCGCGAAGATCCGCTGGATATCGGTTTTGTCGATGAGGCCTCGATGCTGGATGACCGCCAGTTTGAGGATCTGAAAGAGATCTTTCCCAATCTGGTGCTGTTTGGAGATCCGGCGCAGTTGGCGCCGGTCAATCAATCTGGGTCGATGGTGTTTGAAACCCTGCCAGAGCCGCGCCAGCTGGTGCTGCATCGGGTCCACCGCCAGGAGGCGGATAATCCCATTTTGGATCTTGCCCATGCGCTGGCGGATCCGGCGCTGGGGTTTGATGATTTTGAACGGATGATCGAAGAAACCGCCAAGCGCGATGAGCGCGTGGTTTGGGGGCAGCGGGTCGAAGTCGATCTAATGGCGCGCAGCCCGGTGCTGGTTTGGCGCAATGCCACCCGTATCCGGCTGATCAATGCCTTTCGCAGGGTACATGGCGCGCCAGAGGATGCCCTGGCCGAGGGCGAGCCTTTGATCTGTGACGGGTTGGAGCTGCCGTTGAAACACCGCAAGAAGCGGCTCGACCTGGAGGCGCGCGGACTGATCAAGGGCGCCCAGGTGGTCTATTTGGGGCCAGGGCGTAAGCCGGGGTTTTCGCGTCTGCATGTGATGGGGGCCGAAGACCCGCAGGTCTCGGCGGCCTCGATTGTGAAAATTGAAAAGCCGGATGAGGAAGAGCCCTTTATTCCCTATGCCGCCCGCATGGGCGCCACCTTTTTGCACGGCGCTGCGGTGACCATCCACAAGGCGCAGGGCTCGCAGTGGGATACTACCCAGGTCTTTGCGCCTGATATCTATGCCGCCGCCCGTATGGGGCGGGTGGAGGCGGGGCAGCCGCTGTGGAAACGCCTGGCCTATGTGGCCATCACCCGGGCGCAGGAGCGCCTGATCTGGGTGGTGCGCAACCGGCTGTCCAAACCAACGGGACCGCTGCGGGTGGACGATTTGAAGGCTGCCCCGGCGGCGGCTCTGACGTTGGAAATGCAAGAGGAGGCATCGCTGTTATGAGCAGTTTTGACAGTGCAAAAACCATTCTGATCACCGGGGCGAGTTCTGGCATTGGCCGGGCCGTGGCGGAGCTCTGCCTGTCCAGAGGCTGGCAGGTTGGTCTTTTGGCGCGCCGCCAGGAGGTGCTGGAAGAAATCGCCATGGGGCATGTGAATGCCACGGTTCTGCCGGCGGATGTGACCGATGCCACCGCCGTGGATCATGCGGTCAATCAATTTGTCATGGCCACCGGCCGGTTGGATGTTTTGTTCAACAATGCCGGGATCTTTACCCCCGGTGGCAGTATCGACGAAATTGCCCTGGAGGATTGGTATGCCTCGGTGAATGTGAACCTCAATGGTATGTTCCTTGCCGCCCGGGCAAGCTTTCGCCAGATGCGCCGCCAGACACCGCAGGGCGGGCGCATCATCAACAATGGCTCTATCGCCGCCCATGTACCACGGCCGGGATCGGTGCCTTATTCAGCGACCAAATCCGCCATTACCGGCCTCACCCGCAGCCTGTCTCTGGATGGGCGGGCCTTTGATATCGCCTGTGGCCAGATTGATATCGGCAATGCCCGCACACCGATGGTCGAAGACCTGAGCGCCCGCCAGGCCGAGGCTGCCCCCGAGGCGGCGCCGATGCCAAGTTTTGCGGTGGAAGATGCGGCCAAATCGGTGCTGCATATGGCTGAATTGCCGCCAGAGGCCAATGTTCAGTTTATGACGGTGATGGCAACCAAGATGCCCTATATCGGCCGCGGCTGATTGCTTTGGAATGCTCAGGTCAGATCTGTGTATCAGATCTGTGCACCAGACCAGTGCAAGGGGGGCTCCCGCCCGGATGCGCTGCGCTTGCGCGCCGCAAATCCCGTTGGGCCCGGCGCCGCGCTGACGCGCGGCGCAACAGAAAATCTGCTGAGAGGCTCTGATCTGGCAGTATGCCCGATCAGAGCCAGTTCCAGAGTATTCTGTTTGACCTGACCTCAAGGGTGAACCGCGCTGGGGCGCGGCCGCTAAGCGGCCCTTGACCTCTGGTCAAACGAAAAGGACTGACCTCTGGTCAAACGAAAGAAAACAGGCCTCTGGTCAAACGAAAGAGACTGACCGCTGGTCAAACAAAAAGAGGCTGAGCTTTGGTCAGTTAGTTGTTGCGCAGCAGGCGAAAAGCAGCTGAGGCTCCCCAGCCGGCCGCGACTGCGATGGCCAGAGACATCAGCCCATAGAGAAAGGGTTGTTCCCGTGACAGACCGTAGAGAAACCTCTCAAGACCAACCTTGCGCACGTCGATTTCGGTTTCAAAACTGGAGACAACGCGGCCTGCACGGGTAAGGAAGATCCGGGCGGCGTAGTGTCCTTCGGTGACATCCGCAGGCATGTCTATGGCGCTGCGAAACAGGGTTTGCTGGTCAACGGCCACGGTGTTTTCACGCAGGGAATACAGCCCTTCGTCTTCGCGAATGCGCACAACGGCATCGGCAAAGTCCTGGGCGTCGGCGATGTTCATTGCGGCCCCGACCGAGCGGATGGCGCGGGCAATGGACACCCGGTAGCGCAGATCCTCGGTGTCTGAGATCACCTCGGAGAAGGGGGCGCTGGTGGCAATGGCGTAAAAGCTGGGGGCGGAGTCAACGATGACGCTTTCGGTATTGACCCAGATGCCCATGCGTTTTGCCTTGCGCCGCACTGTCACTGGCGAATTGGGGCCAGAGACCGCAACGATGACCTCCAGCGGCGGGCCTTCCGGGATTGGCGATTGCCGTTTCACGGCGCCAAAGATCAGAATCTCTGATCCGTCAAAATCTGCTGTAATGGCAACACGGTCCTGGCTCAGGCCAAGCACGACTTCTTCCTCAACGGCCTGACCGGGGGAGGGCAGGCAGATAAGCGTGGACAGTGCCAGAAAGGCGGCGAGGAAAGCGGAACGGACCATGGTCAATGCCCTCCTGCTGCGCCAAGGGAGTAGAGCTCATTAGGCATGAGCAGAAGATCAAGGCCCAGTTTGGTGCAGACCAGCATGACCATCAAAGCCAGCAAAATACGCAGTTGCTCAGCTTTGAGAAAGACCCCAACGCGGGTGCCGATCTGGGCGCCGATGACGCCGCCAACCAAGAGTAGAACCGCCAGCACGATATCCACGGTGTAGTTGGTGGTGGCATGCAGCATGGTGGTAAAGGCGGTGACCAGGATGATCTGGAACAGCGAGGTGCCAACGACCACCTTGGTGGGCATGCCGAGAATATAGATCATTGCCGGCACCATGATAAAACCGCCGCCGACCCCCATGATCGCGGCCAGGATGCCCACCACGACCCCAACCATGAGGGGCGGAATCACCGAGATATACAGACCCGAGGTGCGAAAGCGCATTTTGAATGGCAGGGCATGAACCCAGCCACGTTGCCGCCGGGGCGCGGGAGCCCCGCCTGCGCGTCTGGATTTGAAAATAGCGTTCAGGCTTTCGATGAACATCAACGTGCCAACAATGCCCAGGAAGACCACATAAAAAAGGGTGACCAGCAAATCGACCTGACCCAGGCTTTTGAGGTAGTTGAATACAATCACCCCCAAGCCAGCGCCGATGAGGCCCCCCGCCTGCAGGACCAGCCCCATTTTGATATCGACCGTGCGTCGCCGAAAATGGGCCAGGACGCCCGAAAAGGACGACGCAACAAGCTGGGTTGCGCCGGTAGCCACCGCGACAACGGGTGGAATGCCTATGAAGAACAATAAGGGGGTCATCAGGAAGCCCCCACCAACCCCGAACATGCCGGACATAATGCCGACAAGGCCTCCGAGGCCCAGCAGCAGGAAGGCGTCGACCGATACCTCGGCAATGGGAAGGTAAACTTGCATAAATAAGTTAGACCGCAGCGGTGCAAGAAAAGCAACTAGGATGCCGCTGTGCAGCACGCAGGATTGATCTTGAAAGCAAAACTGGACCTAATCGTGACACTGGGATCACAGGGGGCAAAGCCCAACCAAAAAGGCCCGCTCAGATGTTAGCTGGGCGGGCCTGTATGTGTTTCCGGCAGGAGTGGGACCTATCGTTCTTTCACGTAGGGCTCACCGCCTGCGCGGGGCGGCACGGCCTTGCCGACAAACCCCGCAAGAATCACCACGGTCAGGATATAGGGCAGGGCATCCATCGCCTGCACTGGCACCACGATCGGGCCAAGCTCGATGTTCTGGAACCGCAGGGCGATGGCTTGCAGCAGGCCAAAGAGCAGGCAGGCTCCCATGGCTTGCCAGGGGCGCCATTTGGCAAAGATAAGCGCGGCAAGTGCGATAAAACCACGCCCGGCGGTCATGTCTTTCACAAAACCGGCCTGGAGCGCGGTGGCCAGATAGGCGCCAGCGATGCCACAGAGCACCCCGCAGATGGCGACAGCGGCAAATCGCAGCCCCACAACCGAAACGCCAGCCGTGTCCACCGCCGCAGGGTTTTCCCCCACCGCCCGCAGACGCAGGCCAAACCGGGTGCGATACAGGATCCACCAGGTTGCAGGCACCGCCAGAAAGGCAAGATAGACCAGGATGGAGTGGCCGGAGAGCAGCTCGGAATAGACCTGCTGCACAGGGCCGGCTTCCTTCATCAGCTGGGACACCGGCCTGCCGGTTGCCGCCGCATCCTCTGGGCCGATGGCAAAGGGCCATTCCAGACCTTCAAAACGGCCACCACTGAGCAAAGAGGGGGTGCGGCCGCCCTGTTTGAACCAATCCTGGGCAATCAGCACGGTCAGGCCAGCTGCAAGGAAGTTGATGGCAACGCCAGAGATCAGCTGGTTGCCACGGAAGGTGATCGAGGCCAGCCCGTGCAAACCAGAGAGCAGCAAGGAAGAGGCAATACCCGCCAGCAGCCCCAGCCAGACATTGCCCGTCACGGCAGCAATGGCCGCAGAGAAAAAGGCCGCCATCAGCATCTTGCCCTCAAGGCCGATGTCAAAAATGCCTGCACGTTCCGAATAGAGCCCGGCCAGACAGGCGAGCAACAGCGGTGTCGCCAGACGCACGGTGCTGTCCAGCACCTGGATCAGAGTGAGAAAATCCATCAGCTTGGCTCCTTGCGGAAGGCGAGGAAGATCTTCTCAAGCGGGATCCGCACCATATTGTCCAGCGCCCCGGTAAAGAGGATTACCAGAGCCTGAATGACCACGATCAGCTCGCGCGGGATCTTGGTCCAAAGCGCCAGCTCGGCGCCGCCCTGATAGAGAAAGCCAAAAAGGATCGCTGCCAGAAAGACGCCAAAGGGATGGTTGCGCCCCATCAGGGCCACGGCGATGCCGATGAAACCAGCGCCTTCGGTGGCGTTCAGCACCAGGCGCTCTGCCTCGCCCATGACGTTGTTGGTGGCCATCATGCCCGCCAGGGCACCAGAGATCATCATGGCGATGATGGTGATTTTGACGGGCGAGATGCCGGCATAGCGAGCACCGGCTTCGGATCGTCCAAAGGCGCGGATCTCAAACCCCAGCGAAGTCCGCCAGATCAGCAGCCAGACAGCGAGGCAGGCAAAAACCGCCACGAGCAGGCTGACATTGGCGGGGGCGGATTTGGAAAAGGCGATGCCTAGCGGCGCCAGCAGCTCATGCAGGGTGGGCAGATGTACGGTCTCGCTGAACCTGGCAGAGGCCGGATCCATCGAGCTGGCGGGTTTCAGCACATTGACCAGCACATAGTTCAGCACCGCTGCGGCGATAAAGTTGAACATGATGGTGGTGATGACGATGTGGCTGCCGCGTTTGGCCTGCAGATAGGCCGGAATGGCGGCCCAGGCTGCGCCGAACAGGCCCGCGCCAAGGCAGGCAAACAACAGCGCCAGGGTCCAATGTGGCCAGGGAATGAACAGGCAGATCACCGCAACCCCCAGGCCCCCCAGCATCGCCTGGCCTTCGCCGCCGATGTTGAACAGCCCGGCATGGGCGGCAACCGCCACCGCAAGGCCGGTGAACATGAAATTGGTGGCGTAATACAGCGTATAACCCCAGCCATAGCTGGAGCCGAGCGCCCCGTCGACCATCAGCTTGACCGCTGCAACCGGGTCTTCGCCAATGGCAAGGATCACCAGCGCCGAGAGGCCCGCAGCAAGCATCAGACTGATCAGTGGGATCAGAACGACATCGGCCCATTTTGGCATTTTTTCCATTTACGCCGCCTCCCCCGCGACGCCGGCCATCATCAGGCCCAGCTCTTTTTCATCTGTTTCAGCCACGATGCGTTCGCCCATGATCATTCCGTCAAACATCACCGCCACACGGTCGGCCAGCGACAGGATCTCTTCCAGTTCGACTGAAACCAGTAGGATTGCCTTGCCCTGGTCGCGCAGGTCGACAATTTGTTTATGGATGAACTCAATGGCGCCGATATCAACGCCCCGGGTGGGTTGGCCGATCAGCAGCAGATCCGGGTTGCGCTCGATCTCGCGGGCGACCACGATTTTTTGTTGATTGCCTCCCGAGAAATTCTTGGCCGCCAGCAAGGGGTCCGGCGGGCGGACATCGAACTTTTTCATCTTGGCTTCGGTATCGGCGCGGATTGCGGCGTTGTTCATCAACAGGCCGCGCTGATACTCAGGCGCGTGGTGATAGCCAAAGGCGGTGTTTTCCCAGGCGTGGAAATCCATGATCAACCCTTCGCGCTGGCGGTCCTCGGGCACATGAGCCACGTGGGCCGCGCGTCGGGCACGGGCATCAGAGCCTGCGCCGTGCAATGGCAGCGCAGCGCCATTGAGCCTGATCGAACCCTCGCCGCTACGCATACCGCCCAAGACTTCCATAAGCTCAGACTGGCCATTGCCCGCCACGCCCGCAATGCCGAGGATCTCCCCGGCGTGCACGGTCAGGTCGATGCCTTTTAGGCGCTCAACCCCGGCGCCGTCCACGATGCGCAGCTGTTCGATTTCCAGGACTGGCTTGCCAGGTTTGGCAGGCAGTTTATCAACCCGTAACAAAACCTTACGCCCCACCATCAGCTCTGCCAGATGTTCGGGGCTGGTCTCAGAGGTCTTGACCGTAGCGGTCATTTGCCCCCGGCGCATAACCGAGACCGTATCGGTGGCCTCCATGATTTCGCGCAGCTTGTGGGTGATCAGGATGATGGTTTTGCCTTCGGCGCGCAGCCGACCAAGGATGCGGAACAGCTGGTCGGCCTCTGGCGGCGTCAGCACCCCGGTGGGTTCATCCAGGATCAGAATATCCGCTTGCCGGTAGAGTGCCTTGAGGATCTCTACCCGCTGTTGCATGCCAACGCCGATCTCATCAATGCGTTTATCCGGGTCGACGTTCAGCTCATATTCCGCGGCCAGCTCCTTGAGGATCTTGCGGGCCTTGGTCAGCGAGGGCATCAGCAGGCCGCCGTCTTCGGCGCCCAGCACGATGTTTTCCAGAACGGTGAAATTCTCCACCAGTTTGAAATGCTGAAAAACCATGCCGATACCGGCCACAATGGCGGCCTGACTGTCGGGGATCTCGGTCTGTTTGCCGTTGATCCAGATCTCACCCTTGTCGGCCTTGTAGAACCCGTAAAGGATGCTCATCAGGGTGGATTTTCCAGCGCCGTTTTCACCAATGATACCGTGTATGGTGCCGGGGGCGACGCTGATCGAGATGTCTTTGTTTGCTTGAACCGGTCCAAAGGATTTAGAGATGCCTTTGAGTTCAATGGCGGGGGCGGTCAATCGGGCTCTCCCATGCCTGAAAATCCAATCACACGCAGCAGTCTGTGCTGTGCCAGTTCCACAAAAGACTGGTCGCGCAGCATGCGTTGACCGGCTTTGACAAAATCGAGAATGGCACGCAGGTGGCCGTTATGTACGCTGGCGATACAGCCTGCGGCAGTGGCACCGGGCAGCGTCGCCGACATCTGGGCAATATGGCCCAGATAGGCCTGACGACCCAGGACCGGGTCTGGTGCGTTTGGATTGGAGGAATAAAAATTCGGCCCGATGGCTGCATCTGTTATGGCAGCACGCTGCTCGGGCGATGGGGCAGCCCAGGCCAAAAACAAAGTATGAAGACACGTTGTCATGGCCTGGGACTTTCTGTTTAGAACTTCAGCGCAGGGCAGCTGTTGTCCGCATAGTAAGACACAACTTCGATCTCGCCGTCGATGATCTGCTGGCGGGCCTTATCGACTGCCGCTTTCATGTCATCGGTGACCAGGGCGGCGTTGTTGTCATCAAGCGCATAGCCAACACCTTCTTCGGCCAGCCCCATGGAGAACACACCGGCTTCGACTGCGTCGCCTGCCGACATGGCGTCATAAACCGCGACGTCAACGCGTTTCAGCATCGAGGTCAGGACCTTGCCCGGGTGCAGGTGGTTCTGGTTGCTGTCGACGCCGATCGACAGGATGCCTTCGTCGGCTGCGGTCTGCAGCACACCAACGCCGGTGCCGCCTGCTGCGGCATAGACCACATCAGCACCCTGGCTGATCTGGGCTTTGGTCAGCTCAGAGCCTTTTACCGGGTCATTCCAGGCCGAAGGCGTGGTGCCGGTCATATTGGCGAT from Phaeobacter sp. G2 encodes the following:
- a CDS encoding AAA family ATPase gives rise to the protein MTDLTVKFSDDQAVAFDSVSALLRQAGVDLEDGLLQPPMGEAGVMAVIGKAGSGKTLLLAELYKTLEKAGVEVVSGDYESRKKTGRRSLAILAPTNKAASVLRLRGVPATTIHRILYTPVYDPEYERIAEWLAGNGELPEVDGLTEEALARAAAFYEKNKSIPGALAAAGLRGSDFITGWKRREDPLDIGFVDEASMLDDRQFEDLKEIFPNLVLFGDPAQLAPVNQSGSMVFETLPEPRQLVLHRVHRQEADNPILDLAHALADPALGFDDFERMIEETAKRDERVVWGQRVEVDLMARSPVLVWRNATRIRLINAFRRVHGAPEDALAEGEPLICDGLELPLKHRKKRLDLEARGLIKGAQVVYLGPGRKPGFSRLHVMGAEDPQVSAASIVKIEKPDEEEPFIPYAARMGATFLHGAAVTIHKAQGSQWDTTQVFAPDIYAAARMGRVEAGQPLWKRLAYVAITRAQERLIWVVRNRLSKPTGPLRVDDLKAAPAAALTLEMQEEASLL
- a CDS encoding SDR family oxidoreductase, translating into MSSFDSAKTILITGASSGIGRAVAELCLSRGWQVGLLARRQEVLEEIAMGHVNATVLPADVTDATAVDHAVNQFVMATGRLDVLFNNAGIFTPGGSIDEIALEDWYASVNVNLNGMFLAARASFRQMRRQTPQGGRIINNGSIAAHVPRPGSVPYSATKSAITGLTRSLSLDGRAFDIACGQIDIGNARTPMVEDLSARQAEAAPEAAPMPSFAVEDAAKSVLHMAELPPEANVQFMTVMATKMPYIGRG
- a CDS encoding TIGR02186 family protein, whose amino-acid sequence is MVRSAFLAAFLALSTLICLPSPGQAVEEEVVLGLSQDRVAITADFDGSEILIFGAVKRQSPIPEGPPLEVIVAVSGPNSPVTVRRKAKRMGIWVNTESVIVDSAPSFYAIATSAPFSEVISDTEDLRYRVSIARAIRSVGAAMNIADAQDFADAVVRIREDEGLYSLRENTVAVDQQTLFRSAIDMPADVTEGHYAARIFLTRAGRVVSSFETEIDVRKVGLERFLYGLSREQPFLYGLMSLAIAVAAGWGASAAFRLLRNN
- a CDS encoding sulfite exporter TauE/SafE family protein, which codes for MQVYLPIAEVSVDAFLLLGLGGLVGIMSGMFGVGGGFLMTPLLFFIGIPPVVAVATGATQLVASSFSGVLAHFRRRTVDIKMGLVLQAGGLIGAGLGVIVFNYLKSLGQVDLLVTLFYVVFLGIVGTLMFIESLNAIFKSRRAGGAPAPRRQRGWVHALPFKMRFRTSGLYISVIPPLMVGVVVGILAAIMGVGGGFIMVPAMIYILGMPTKVVVGTSLFQIILVTAFTTMLHATTNYTVDIVLAVLLLVGGVIGAQIGTRVGVFLKAEQLRILLALMVMLVCTKLGLDLLLMPNELYSLGAAGGH
- a CDS encoding ABC transporter permease, whose protein sequence is MDFLTLIQVLDSTVRLATPLLLACLAGLYSERAGIFDIGLEGKMLMAAFFSAAIAAVTGNVWLGLLAGIASSLLLSGLHGLASITFRGNQLISGVAINFLAAGLTVLIAQDWFKQGGRTPSLLSGGRFEGLEWPFAIGPEDAAATGRPVSQLMKEAGPVQQVYSELLSGHSILVYLAFLAVPATWWILYRTRFGLRLRAVGENPAAVDTAGVSVVGLRFAAVAICGVLCGIAGAYLATALQAGFVKDMTAGRGFIALAALIFAKWRPWQAMGACLLFGLLQAIALRFQNIELGPIVVPVQAMDALPYILTVVILAGFVGKAVPPRAGGEPYVKER
- a CDS encoding ABC transporter permease, yielding MEKMPKWADVVLIPLISLMLAAGLSALVILAIGEDPVAAVKLMVDGALGSSYGWGYTLYYATNFMFTGLAVAVAAHAGLFNIGGEGQAMLGGLGVAVICLFIPWPHWTLALLFACLGAGLFGAAWAAIPAYLQAKRGSHIVITTIMFNFIAAAVLNYVLVNVLKPASSMDPASARFSETVHLPTLHELLAPLGIAFSKSAPANVSLLVAVFACLAVWLLIWRTSLGFEIRAFGRSEAGARYAGISPVKITIIAMMISGALAGMMATNNVMGEAERLVLNATEGAGFIGIAVALMGRNHPFGVFLAAILFGFLYQGGAELALWTKIPRELIVVIQALVILFTGALDNMVRIPLEKIFLAFRKEPS
- a CDS encoding ABC transporter ATP-binding protein — its product is MTAPAIELKGISKSFGPVQANKDISISVAPGTIHGIIGENGAGKSTLMSILYGFYKADKGEIWINGKQTEIPDSQAAIVAGIGMVFQHFKLVENFTVLENIVLGAEDGGLLMPSLTKARKILKELAAEYELNVDPDKRIDEIGVGMQQRVEILKALYRQADILILDEPTGVLTPPEADQLFRILGRLRAEGKTIILITHKLREIMEATDTVSVMRRGQMTATVKTSETSPEHLAELMVGRKVLLRVDKLPAKPGKPVLEIEQLRIVDGAGVERLKGIDLTVHAGEILGIAGVAGNGQSELMEVLGGMRSGEGSIRLNGAALPLHGAGSDARARRAAHVAHVPEDRQREGLIMDFHAWENTAFGYHHAPEYQRGLLMNNAAIRADTEAKMKKFDVRPPDPLLAAKNFSGGNQQKIVVAREIERNPDLLLIGQPTRGVDIGAIEFIHKQIVDLRDQGKAILLVSVELEEILSLADRVAVMFDGMIMGERIVAETDEKELGLMMAGVAGEAA
- a CDS encoding nuclear transport factor 2 family protein — encoded protein: MTTCLHTLFLAWAAPSPEQRAAITDAAIGPNFYSSNPNAPDPVLGRQAYLGHIAQMSATLPGATAAGCIASVHNGHLRAILDFVKAGQRMLRDQSFVELAQHRLLRVIGFSGMGEPD